In Deltaproteobacteria bacterium, the following are encoded in one genomic region:
- a CDS encoding formyltetrahydrofolate deformylase — MPSEKNRAIVSVVGRDQKGVVARVSTYLAGCSINIEDIEQRVMEGLFIMTMRVDLTDLAPSLDEMILGLKKIGEDMHMEVSVRLHSTREPKRVAVLVSKEPHCLEQLIADRGANLLNGDLVAVLSNHEVLRPIAERAGLPFESLPATDKPAHMAFLLAKLRDARADYVVLARYMQVLTADVIRQYPSRIINIHPSLLPYYPGANAYKQAYEEGVRVSGCTAHFVTEQLDQGPVILQDVFHIRVGEDTLDEVKERGQALEGKVLSQALQLVLNEQLVVTDKKVLFRPGRLPA, encoded by the coding sequence ATGCCGTCCGAAAAAAATCGTGCGATCGTCTCCGTCGTCGGTCGCGACCAGAAGGGCGTGGTTGCCCGGGTCTCCACCTACCTCGCCGGCTGCAGCATCAACATCGAGGACATCGAGCAACGGGTGATGGAGGGGCTCTTCATCATGACGATGCGGGTCGATCTGACCGACCTCGCGCCGTCCCTCGACGAGATGATCCTCGGCCTCAAGAAGATCGGCGAGGACATGCACATGGAGGTGAGCGTTCGCCTCCACAGCACGCGCGAGCCGAAGCGCGTCGCCGTGCTGGTCAGCAAGGAGCCGCACTGCCTCGAGCAGCTGATCGCCGACCGCGGCGCCAACCTCTTGAACGGCGATCTCGTCGCCGTGCTCTCCAACCACGAGGTGCTGCGGCCGATCGCGGAGCGCGCCGGGCTGCCGTTCGAATCGCTCCCGGCGACCGACAAGCCCGCCCACATGGCGTTCCTGCTCGCGAAGCTCCGCGACGCCCGCGCCGACTACGTCGTCCTCGCGCGCTACATGCAGGTGCTGACGGCCGACGTGATCCGCCAGTACCCGAGCCGCATCATCAACATCCACCCCTCGCTCCTGCCGTATTACCCGGGCGCCAACGCCTACAAGCAAGCCTACGAGGAGGGCGTGCGCGTCTCCGGCTGCACCGCGCACTTCGTGACCGAGCAGCTCGACCAGGGACCCGTCATCCTGCAGGACGTCTTCCACATCCGGGTCGGCGAGGACACGCTCGACGAGGTGAAGGAGCGCGGCCAGGCCCTCGAGGGCAAGGTGCTCTCGCAGGCGCTGCAGTTGGTCCTGAACGAGCAGCTGGTCGTCACCGACAAGAAGGTGCTCTTCCGACCCGGGCGGCTGCCCGCCTGA
- the hisC gene encoding histidinol-phosphate transaminase: MHGYVPGEQPQGGRVVKLNTNENPYPPAPAVVAAAGAAVSADLRLYPEPSAKPLREEAARVYGVRPEQVLAGNGSDELLTMLMRAVVGPDDIVVYPEPTYSLYDTLVTIQEGRALTIPFPADFTLPPALFAAEGRLMMICNPNAPSGSLTPITTIGELARGFGGVVVVDEAYVDFAPPGSTALPLLADHDNVVVLRSFSKSFSLAGMRIGLLFGHADLLAEIAKVKDSYNLSRVAIAAGTAALVEIAWMERNVARITATRACLTERLAGLGYDVLPSAANFVLARRSGEDQAPVQALLRERGVLVRHFATDRLRDALRISVGTEDETNRLLAALAMVRPGG; encoded by the coding sequence ATGCACGGCTACGTCCCCGGCGAGCAGCCGCAAGGGGGGCGGGTGGTGAAGCTCAACACCAACGAGAACCCGTATCCACCCGCGCCCGCCGTCGTCGCGGCCGCCGGGGCCGCGGTGTCCGCGGATCTCCGCCTCTATCCCGAGCCGAGCGCGAAGCCGCTCCGCGAGGAGGCCGCGCGTGTCTACGGCGTCCGTCCCGAGCAGGTCCTCGCCGGGAACGGCTCCGACGAGCTCCTCACGATGCTCATGCGCGCCGTCGTCGGGCCCGACGACATCGTCGTCTATCCCGAGCCGACCTACTCCCTCTACGACACGCTCGTCACGATCCAGGAGGGGCGCGCGCTCACCATCCCGTTTCCGGCCGACTTCACGCTGCCGCCGGCGCTCTTCGCGGCGGAAGGCCGGCTGATGATGATCTGCAACCCGAATGCGCCCTCGGGGAGCCTGACGCCGATCACGACCATCGGCGAGCTCGCCCGCGGGTTCGGCGGCGTGGTGGTCGTCGACGAGGCCTATGTCGACTTCGCGCCGCCGGGCTCGACCGCGCTCCCGCTCCTCGCCGACCACGACAACGTCGTCGTGCTGCGGAGCTTCTCGAAGTCGTTCTCGCTCGCCGGGATGCGGATCGGCCTGCTCTTCGGCCACGCCGACCTCCTCGCCGAGATCGCCAAGGTGAAGGACTCGTACAACCTGAGCCGGGTCGCGATCGCCGCCGGCACCGCCGCTCTCGTCGAGATCGCGTGGATGGAGCGGAACGTGGCGCGCATCACGGCGACGCGGGCGTGTCTCACGGAGCGGCTCGCGGGCCTCGGCTACGACGTGTTGCCGTCGGCCGCGAACTTCGTCCTCGCGCGCCGCTCCGGCGAGGACCAGGCGCCCGTGCAGGCCCTTCTCCGGGAGCGCGGCGTGCTGGTCCGCCATTTCGCGACGGATCGGCTGCGGGACGCGCTCCGCATCTCGGTCGGCACCGAGGACGAGACCAACCGGCTGCTCGCGGCGCTGGCGATGGTCCGGCCCGGCGGCTGA
- a CDS encoding inorganic diphosphatase, giving the protein VVCPTLYGFIPRTYCGEAVAAHAIPGGPTVTRGDGDPLDVCVLTDRAIARGEIVLQARPIGGLRMVEAGEADDKIIAVLLGDPTFGELADVRQLPRAVVDRLRHYFLTYKTIPGDAPATITVDPVYDAAEARAVIVAARADYARRFPPAAT; this is encoded by the coding sequence CGGTCGTGTGCCCGACCCTCTACGGCTTCATCCCGCGGACCTACTGCGGCGAGGCGGTCGCGGCGCACGCGATCCCCGGCGGTCCGACGGTGACGCGCGGCGACGGCGACCCGCTCGACGTCTGCGTCCTCACCGACCGCGCGATCGCCCGCGGCGAGATCGTGCTGCAAGCGCGGCCGATCGGCGGGCTCCGCATGGTCGAGGCCGGCGAAGCCGACGACAAGATCATCGCCGTGCTCCTCGGGGATCCGACCTTCGGCGAGCTCGCCGACGTGCGCCAGCTGCCGCGCGCGGTCGTGGATCGCCTCCGCCACTACTTCCTCACCTACAAGACGATCCCCGGCGACGCGCCGGCCACGATCACGGTCGACCCGGTCTACGATGCCGCCGAAGCGCGCGCGGTGATCGTCGCGGCGCGCGCCGACTACGCGCGCCGCTTCCCGCCGGCGGCGACCTGA